In Paracoccus aminophilus JCM 7686, one DNA window encodes the following:
- a CDS encoding dipeptide ABC transporter ATP-binding protein: protein MTDTTDPVLDVRDYSLAYQVGKRRIEVLKEINFSIARGEVLGLVGESGSGKSSMASAIMRALAQNAVENAGAIRLGTTDLRAQTEAAMSSIRGRRISMVFQDPATSLNPTLRLGEQLAEVLVRHQGLSWSQAWTEGTARLAHVGLKTPAQMMERMPHEVSGGEKQRVVIATAFACNPELIIFDEPTTALDVITARQILDLFGELQAATGVASLYISHDLALLSQTADRVAVLEKGTIVEEGATAGLFRNPQHPYTRALIDAVPDPAHRLVQPLAQTEAQPLVKVREVSVNYGRRSLIDKVFGREGKGVVGNRAITLDIRPGEVLGIVGESGSGKSTLARAMTGLNRFEGLIEFDGRPVRGLADMDRDYRRDVQIIFQHPDASLNPRQRISEILGRPIRLYGGTDGGDGTSARARITQMLERVRLPASYIDRYPHQLSGGEKQRIAIARAFLSNPRLVICDEITSALDVSVQASVIELLMELQRQSGAAYIFITHDINLVRQIAHRIAVMYRGDLVEVAETATITDPARADYTRALLGAVTAPASTHLR, encoded by the coding sequence ATGACCGACACAACAGATCCCGTTCTGGATGTCCGCGACTATTCGCTGGCCTATCAGGTCGGCAAGCGCCGGATCGAGGTGCTCAAGGAGATCAATTTCAGCATCGCGCGCGGCGAGGTGCTGGGGCTGGTCGGCGAAAGCGGCTCGGGCAAATCCTCGATGGCCTCGGCGATCATGCGCGCGCTGGCGCAAAACGCGGTCGAGAATGCCGGGGCGATCCGCCTTGGCACGACCGATCTGCGCGCGCAAACCGAGGCCGCGATGTCGAGCATTCGCGGCCGGCGCATCTCGATGGTGTTTCAAGACCCCGCGACCTCGCTCAACCCGACCTTGCGACTGGGAGAGCAGCTGGCCGAAGTGCTGGTGCGCCATCAGGGCCTGAGCTGGTCGCAGGCCTGGACCGAGGGCACCGCGCGGCTTGCCCATGTCGGGCTCAAGACCCCCGCCCAGATGATGGAGCGGATGCCGCATGAGGTCTCGGGCGGGGAAAAGCAGCGCGTGGTCATCGCCACCGCTTTTGCCTGCAATCCCGAACTGATCATCTTCGACGAGCCCACCACCGCGCTCGACGTGATCACCGCGCGCCAGATCCTTGATCTCTTTGGCGAATTGCAGGCCGCGACCGGGGTCGCCTCGCTTTATATCTCGCATGATCTGGCGCTTCTGTCCCAGACGGCGGATCGCGTGGCAGTGCTGGAAAAAGGCACCATCGTCGAGGAGGGCGCGACCGCGGGCCTCTTCCGCAATCCCCAGCATCCCTATACCCGCGCGCTGATTGACGCTGTGCCCGATCCCGCGCATCGGCTGGTCCAGCCGCTGGCCCAGACCGAGGCGCAGCCGCTGGTCAAAGTGCGCGAGGTCTCGGTCAATTACGGGCGGCGCTCGCTCATCGACAAGGTCTTTGGCCGCGAGGGCAAGGGCGTCGTCGGCAACCGCGCGATCACGCTCGACATCCGCCCGGGCGAGGTTCTGGGCATCGTCGGCGAAAGCGGCTCGGGCAAATCGACGCTGGCGCGCGCGATGACCGGGCTCAACCGCTTCGAGGGGCTGATCGAATTCGACGGCCGCCCGGTCCGGGGGCTTGCCGATATGGACCGCGACTATCGCCGCGATGTCCAGATCATCTTCCAGCATCCCGATGCCTCGCTGAACCCGCGCCAGCGCATCTCGGAAATCCTCGGCCGCCCGATCCGGCTTTACGGCGGCACCGATGGCGGCGACGGCACGAGCGCGCGCGCGCGCATCACCCAGATGCTCGAACGCGTCCGCCTGCCTGCGAGCTATATCGATCGCTATCCCCATCAGCTTTCGGGCGGGGAAAAGCAGCGCATCGCGATTGCGCGGGCGTTTTTGTCGAACCCGCGTCTGGTCATCTGCGACGAGATCACCTCGGCGCTTGATGTCTCGGTGCAGGCTTCGGTGATCGAACTGTTGATGGAGCTGCAACGCCAAAGCGGCGCGGCTTACATCTTCATCACCCATGACATCAATCTGGTGCGCCAGATCGCCCATCGCATCGCGGTGATGTATCGCGGCGATCTGGTCGAGGTCGCGGAAACCGCGACGATCACCGATCCCGCCCGCGCCGATTACACCCGCGCGCTGTTGGGCGCGGTGACGGCCCCGGCCTCCACCCATCTGCGCTAA
- a CDS encoding M20 family metallopeptidase: protein MDRKALLDSLDEKACLDFVSMMVKHKTYSETEGETVLVKRMVEEMAAIGLEAEIRPFGDKGRSNGVGTFRGTGGGKSLMFNGHLDTNPATEGWTVDPWGGLVDDRFIYGIGVSNMKSSDAAYFCAVRALKAAGVKLKGDVILTYVVGELQGGVGTEALLREGLRADYFVNCEPSDLVAVTMHAAALKFQIELTGDTRHLSKREEAVDALAAGCDLVPRLNAMTFKGALSPEHASVNRCHVGVFKGALGRDLEEWRPPQVADFCVLKGSARYAPGQSREGVLADMEEELAALRDRFPGLRTKLISMDTMEEKGLSLMPPYEVNRDSAIVAAINAAYLEVRGEAQPTGAITPTRFYGSDAGHLYELGGMEGIVCGCGGRYNTMPDERVDIVDYIDMIKVYMLTILNICGVEEAA from the coding sequence ATGGACCGCAAAGCACTTCTCGACAGTCTGGATGAGAAGGCCTGTCTCGATTTCGTCTCGATGATGGTCAAGCACAAGACCTATTCCGAGACCGAGGGCGAGACCGTTCTGGTCAAGCGCATGGTCGAGGAAATGGCCGCCATCGGGCTTGAGGCCGAGATCCGCCCCTTCGGCGACAAGGGCCGCAGCAATGGCGTCGGCACCTTCCGCGGCACTGGCGGCGGCAAAAGCCTGATGTTTAACGGCCATCTCGACACCAACCCCGCGACCGAGGGCTGGACCGTCGATCCCTGGGGCGGGCTCGTCGATGACCGCTTCATCTACGGCATCGGCGTCTCGAATATGAAATCCTCGGATGCCGCCTATTTCTGCGCGGTGCGCGCGCTGAAAGCCGCCGGGGTCAAGCTCAAGGGCGATGTCATCCTGACCTATGTCGTCGGCGAATTGCAGGGCGGCGTCGGCACCGAGGCGCTGTTGCGCGAGGGCCTGCGCGCCGATTATTTCGTCAATTGCGAGCCCTCGGATCTGGTCGCGGTGACCATGCATGCGGCGGCGCTGAAGTTCCAGATCGAGCTCACCGGCGACACCCGACATCTCTCGAAGCGCGAAGAGGCGGTCGATGCTTTGGCGGCGGGCTGCGATCTGGTGCCGCGCCTGAATGCCATGACCTTCAAAGGCGCGCTCTCGCCCGAACATGCCTCGGTCAACCGCTGCCATGTTGGCGTCTTCAAAGGCGCGCTTGGCCGCGATCTCGAAGAATGGCGCCCGCCGCAGGTTGCCGATTTCTGCGTGCTGAAGGGCTCGGCCCGCTATGCGCCCGGCCAGAGCCGCGAGGGCGTGCTCGCCGATATGGAAGAAGAGCTCGCCGCGCTGCGTGACCGCTTCCCGGGGCTGCGCACCAAGCTCATCTCGATGGATACGATGGAGGAAAAGGGCCTCTCCTTGATGCCGCCCTATGAGGTCAACCGCGACAGCGCCATCGTCGCCGCGATCAACGCGGCCTATCTCGAGGTGCGCGGCGAGGCTCAGCCCACGGGCGCGATCACCCCCACGCGCTTTTATGGCTCGGATGCCGGCCATCTCTACGAGCTTGGCGGGATGGAGGGCATCGTCTGCGGCTGCGGCGGGCGCTATAACACCATGCCCGACGAGCGCGTCGATATCGTCGATTACATCGATATGATCAAAGTCTATATGCTGACGATCCTCAACATCTGCGGCGTCGAAGAAGCGGCGTAA
- the cuyB gene encoding cysteate racemase, whose translation MSMGAKKRVGILGGMGPEATILLMQKVLAAVRGGAEGDHIPLIVHQNPQVPSRIARLIEGQGDGRGEDPGPVLAAMARDLQAAGAEALAMPCNTAHHYLPEIAAACRLPFIDMVARAADRAIELTPQGGRIGILASPAVRQVGLYDRALAARGRVAAYPRDDAPVLDAIRQIKAAGAGDAARDELRRASADLAAQGVTVQMLACTELSLIPEAVAVGVTSFDTLDCLTEGIVAFSKG comes from the coding sequence ATGAGTATGGGCGCGAAAAAGCGCGTCGGCATCTTGGGCGGGATGGGGCCAGAGGCGACCATCCTGCTCATGCAGAAGGTGCTGGCGGCGGTGCGGGGCGGGGCGGAAGGGGATCACATCCCGTTGATCGTGCATCAAAATCCGCAAGTGCCCTCGCGCATCGCGCGGCTGATCGAGGGCCAAGGGGACGGGCGGGGCGAGGATCCCGGCCCGGTTCTCGCGGCGATGGCGCGGGATTTGCAGGCGGCGGGGGCCGAGGCTCTGGCCATGCCGTGCAACACCGCCCATCACTATCTGCCCGAGATCGCTGCCGCCTGCCGCCTGCCCTTCATCGACATGGTGGCGCGCGCGGCCGATCGCGCGATCGAGCTGACGCCGCAGGGCGGGCGGATCGGTATTCTTGCCTCGCCCGCCGTGCGTCAGGTCGGGCTTTATGACCGGGCTCTGGCGGCGCGCGGGCGCGTCGCGGCCTATCCGCGCGACGATGCGCCGGTGCTCGACGCCATTCGCCAGATCAAGGCGGCGGGTGCGGGGGACGCGGCGCGGGACGAGCTGAGGCGCGCCTCGGCTGATCTCGCGGCACAGGGCGTCACCGTCCAGATGCTCGCCTGCACCGAGCTGTCGCTGATCCCCGAAGCGGTGGCTGTGGGCGTGACCAGCTTCGACACGCTCGACTGTCTCACCGAGGGGATTGTCGCGTTTTCAAAGGGTTGA
- the cuyA gene encoding D-cysteate sulfo-lyase yields the protein MHLSRFPRVFLAHLPTPLEKLDRLSHELGVEIWIKRDDCTGLSTGGNKTRKLEFLMAEAQAEGADLVITQGATQSNHARQTAAFAAKLGMGCHLLLEDRTGSNKANYRQNGNVLLDHLHGATTETRPGGADMAAEMEAVAAQFRAAGRKVYVIPGGGSNATGALGYVNCAFELVSQANDRGLVIDQIVTATGSAGTQAGLITGLKAINARIPLLGIGVRAPREKQEENVFALAQKTAEKLGCAGVVAREDVLANSDYVGAGYGIPREDTLEAIRMFAELEGILLDPVYSAKGAAGLIDLCRKGQFKGQRVVFLHTGGSAALFGYDDVLLAGRA from the coding sequence ATGCATCTGTCCCGCTTCCCCCGCGTCTTTCTCGCCCATCTGCCGACCCCTCTGGAAAAGCTTGACCGCCTGTCCCATGAATTGGGCGTCGAGATCTGGATCAAGCGCGACGATTGCACCGGGCTGTCGACCGGCGGCAACAAGACCCGCAAGCTCGAGTTCCTGATGGCCGAGGCACAGGCCGAGGGCGCGGATCTGGTCATCACCCAAGGCGCGACCCAGTCGAACCATGCCCGCCAAACCGCTGCTTTTGCCGCGAAACTTGGCATGGGCTGCCATCTTCTGCTGGAGGATCGCACCGGCTCGAACAAGGCGAATTATCGCCAGAACGGGAATGTGCTGCTCGATCATCTGCATGGTGCAACCACCGAAACCCGCCCCGGTGGCGCTGATATGGCCGCTGAAATGGAGGCGGTCGCGGCCCAGTTTCGCGCAGCCGGGCGCAAGGTCTATGTCATTCCGGGCGGCGGCTCGAATGCGACCGGCGCGCTTGGCTATGTCAATTGCGCCTTCGAGCTGGTCTCGCAGGCCAATGACCGGGGGCTCGTCATCGACCAGATCGTGACCGCGACCGGCAGCGCGGGCACGCAGGCGGGGCTGATCACCGGGCTCAAGGCGATCAACGCGCGCATCCCGCTGTTGGGGATTGGCGTGCGTGCGCCGCGCGAGAAGCAGGAAGAAAACGTCTTCGCGCTCGCCCAAAAGACCGCCGAGAAGCTTGGCTGCGCGGGTGTCGTGGCGCGCGAGGATGTGCTTGCCAACAGCGACTATGTCGGCGCAGGTTACGGCATTCCGCGCGAGGATACGCTGGAGGCGATCCGCATGTTTGCTGAGCTCGAGGGGATTTTGCTCGACCCGGTCTATTCGGCCAAGGGCGCGGCGGGGCTGATTGATCTGTGCCGCAAAGGGCAGTTCAAGGGCCAGCGCGTTGTCTTCCTGCACACCGGCGGCTCGGCGGCTCTGTTTGGCTATGACGACGTGCTGCTGGCCGGGCGCGCATGA
- a CDS encoding LysR family transcriptional regulator — MRLEWIEDILAVADAGSLGDAAARRHLTQSAFSRRLRMIEEQIGVELFDRARKPLQLHAPVANEIARMRHLAQSLRELGADLRLGDASAGRVLLISQHALAAALLPGMLDGLRAQNGRVFVHLRSENMQECYNQLLARRVDIAVVYGLAEIASPVYDRLIETQVIGQDRLIPVAAPRLAADLGLGAPEEAPTTPVPGEFAPDLPYIAYPPEVFLGQIMERFLLPEVMSRGAAKPQAETALTLAALEMARQGIGVAWVPQSLAAQAVAEGSLSDLSAHLPAQPLDVLALRLDRAMTGVRAEVWDWITAPKPPR, encoded by the coding sequence ATGCGTCTGGAATGGATCGAGGATATTCTGGCGGTCGCCGATGCCGGTTCGCTTGGCGATGCCGCCGCGCGCCGCCATCTCACCCAATCGGCCTTTTCGCGCCGGTTGCGCATGATCGAAGAGCAGATCGGGGTCGAGCTTTTTGACCGCGCCCGCAAGCCCCTGCAGCTTCACGCCCCCGTCGCCAATGAGATCGCGCGGATGCGCCATCTCGCGCAATCCTTGCGCGAACTCGGCGCGGATCTGCGGCTCGGCGATGCCTCGGCGGGGCGGGTTTTGCTGATCAGCCAGCACGCGCTGGCGGCGGCGCTTCTGCCCGGAATGCTTGACGGGTTGCGGGCGCAGAATGGGCGGGTCTTCGTGCATCTGCGCTCGGAAAACATGCAGGAGTGCTACAACCAACTGCTGGCGCGGCGGGTCGATATCGCGGTGGTCTATGGGCTCGCCGAGATTGCGAGCCCGGTCTATGACCGGCTGATCGAGACGCAAGTGATCGGTCAGGACCGGCTGATCCCGGTCGCGGCGCCCCGGCTCGCGGCGGATCTCGGGCTTGGCGCACCTGAGGAGGCACCCACCACACCCGTACCGGGCGAGTTTGCTCCCGATCTGCCCTATATCGCCTATCCGCCCGAGGTCTTTCTCGGCCAGATCATGGAGCGTTTCCTGCTGCCCGAGGTGATGAGCCGGGGCGCGGCAAAGCCGCAGGCCGAGACCGCGCTGACGCTCGCCGCGCTGGAAATGGCGCGTCAGGGCATTGGCGTCGCTTGGGTGCCGCAATCTCTGGCCGCGCAGGCTGTGGCCGAGGGCAGCCTCAGCGATCTCTCTGCCCATCTGCCCGCACAGCCGCTGGATGTGCTGGCTTTGCGCCTCGATCGCGCGATGACCGGGGTGCGGGCCGAGGTCTGGGATTGGATCACGGCACCGAAGCCGCCGCGCTAA
- a CDS encoding acetyl/propionyl/methylcrotonyl-CoA carboxylase subunit alpha, with amino-acid sequence MKKILIANRGEIALRIIRACRDSGIAAVAVYADADADAPFVRAADEAYALPGNRPAETYLNIPALLEIARRAGADAVHPGYGFLSERAEFAEAVLAAGLIWIGPAPEVIARLGDKVAARAIAREVGAPLVPGTDGPVKDAAEIEAFARTHGLPVAIKAAFGGGGRGLRVARHLDEIAELYDAARREAEAAFGNGACYAERFLDRPRHVEAQVIADQHGHVVVLGTRDCSLQRRNQKLVEEAPAPFLSDDQRDRITTAAAAICRAAGYTGAGTVEFLLGGDGLISFLEVNTRLQVEHPVTEEIYGVDLVAEQFRIAQGLPLSITEAPAPRGHAIEFRINAEDPGRGFLPTPGRITGWRAPSGPGVRVDSGVETGSLVPPNFDSLMGKLIVTGPTREIALARASRALAEFEIEGPASVLPFHRAVVQARDFTDSAHFAVHTRWIETDFAEPLEAALRVAPSEPTLLRGPVEIDGKRHDIGLGPALLARLAAHLGAVAGPLTVAAPTPEAVEDEGAIRAPLAGLLGKWLVAKGEEVAEGQAVAVLEAMKMETPIAAPRAGKLQPLTAAGATVEPGAVLGRIL; translated from the coding sequence ATGAAAAAGATCCTGATTGCCAACCGGGGCGAGATCGCATTGCGCATCATCCGCGCCTGTCGCGACAGTGGGATTGCGGCGGTCGCGGTCTATGCTGACGCCGATGCCGATGCGCCTTTCGTGCGCGCCGCCGATGAGGCCTATGCTCTGCCCGGCAACCGCCCCGCCGAGACCTATCTGAACATCCCGGCCCTGCTCGAAATCGCGCGCCGCGCGGGCGCGGATGCGGTTCATCCGGGCTATGGTTTTCTCTCCGAGCGCGCCGAATTCGCCGAGGCCGTGCTGGCCGCCGGGCTGATCTGGATCGGCCCCGCGCCCGAGGTCATTGCGCGCCTCGGCGACAAGGTCGCGGCCCGCGCCATTGCGCGCGAGGTCGGCGCGCCTCTGGTGCCGGGCACCGATGGTCCGGTCAAGGACGCCGCCGAGATCGAGGCTTTCGCGCGCACCCATGGCCTGCCGGTCGCGATCAAGGCGGCCTTTGGCGGCGGCGGGCGCGGCCTGCGCGTCGCGCGCCATCTTGATGAAATCGCTGAACTTTACGACGCCGCCCGCCGCGAGGCCGAGGCCGCTTTCGGCAATGGCGCCTGTTACGCCGAACGCTTCCTCGACCGCCCGCGCCATGTCGAGGCGCAGGTGATTGCCGATCAACACGGCCATGTTGTCGTCCTTGGCACGCGCGATTGCTCGCTCCAGCGGCGCAACCAGAAGCTCGTCGAAGAGGCCCCCGCGCCTTTCCTGAGCGACGATCAGCGCGACCGCATCACCACCGCCGCCGCCGCGATCTGCCGGGCGGCGGGCTATACCGGGGCGGGCACGGTCGAGTTTTTGCTGGGCGGGGACGGGCTGATTTCCTTCCTCGAGGTCAATACCCGGCTGCAGGTCGAGCATCCGGTGACCGAAGAGATTTACGGCGTCGATCTGGTCGCCGAGCAGTTCCGCATCGCCCAAGGCCTGCCGCTCTCGATAACCGAGGCCCCCGCGCCGCGCGGCCATGCCATCGAGTTCCGCATCAATGCCGAGGATCCGGGCCGAGGCTTTTTGCCGACGCCGGGGCGCATCACCGGCTGGCGCGCGCCCTCGGGGCCCGGGGTGCGGGTTGATAGCGGGGTCGAGACCGGCTCGCTCGTGCCGCCCAACTTCGATTCGCTGATGGGCAAGCTGATCGTGACCGGCCCGACCCGCGAGATCGCTTTGGCCCGCGCCAGCCGCGCTTTGGCCGAATTCGAGATCGAGGGCCCGGCGAGCGTCCTGCCCTTCCACCGCGCCGTCGTTCAGGCGCGCGATTTCACCGATTCCGCACATTTCGCCGTTCATACCCGCTGGATCGAGACCGATTTCGCCGAGCCGCTGGAGGCCGCGCTGCGCGTCGCCCCATCAGAGCCTACCCTGCTGCGCGGCCCGGTCGAGATCGACGGCAAGCGCCATGACATCGGCCTCGGCCCCGCACTTCTCGCCCGGCTTGCCGCTCATCTTGGCGCGGTCGCGGGGCCTCTGACCGTGGCGGCGCCTACGCCCGAGGCAGTGGAGGATGAGGGCGCGATCCGCGCGCCGCTCGCCGGGCTTTTGGGCAAATGGCTGGTCGCGAAAGGAGAGGAGGTCGCCGAGGGTCAGGCGGTCGCGGTGCTTGAGGCGATGAAGATGGAGACCCCGATCGCGGCGCCGCGCGCGGGCAAGCTGCAGCCCCTGACCGCAGCCGGGGCGACGGTCGAGCCCGGCGCTGTGCTTGGCCGGATTCTCTGA
- a CDS encoding 5-oxoprolinase subunit B/C family protein: MMRFLPCGSAALLVELDDLEDTLALDAALRAAPPLGLRAQMPAARTILLEFDPGLTTPARLAAAIQSLAPGGRAPGAPNSPPAGRIHEIAVIYDGEDLAEVARLTGLTTAEVIRRHGESLWTVAFNGFAPGFSYLTGGDPALEVPRRASPRTAIPAGSVALAGRFSGIYPKASPGGWQLLGRTAQAMWDESRDPPALLHPGDRVRFCAQEARSPGVAPVPAQPAAQVSPPSSDAFLIRAAPLAALYQDRGREGMAEQGVPRSGALDQGALRQLNRLLGNAAGTAALELTGGGFAFETNSAAVIAVTGAPCAIRINGALDFASHEPVALNPGDRVEIGAPSAGLHSYLGARGGFAVAPVLGSAARDTLSELGPLPLGAGARVALQGASAGAVLPPESPPELPRAGDTVTLDIILGPRSDWITPEALAALTSQDWRVTPQSSRVGIRLDGMPLARTDQRELASEGCITGAIQLPHSGLPVLFLADHPMTGGYPVIAVVAAHHLDLLAQIPPGARLRFRATAPFAEISPQTDGAQP; the protein is encoded by the coding sequence ATGATGCGCTTTCTGCCCTGCGGCTCGGCGGCGCTGCTGGTCGAGCTTGACGATCTGGAAGACACGCTCGCGCTTGACGCGGCCCTGCGCGCGGCCCCGCCTCTGGGCCTGCGCGCGCAGATGCCCGCCGCGCGCACGATACTGCTCGAATTCGACCCCGGCCTGACCACGCCCGCCCGGCTCGCCGCCGCGATCCAAAGCCTCGCCCCTGGTGGGCGCGCGCCCGGCGCACCGAACAGCCCCCCCGCAGGCCGGATCCACGAGATCGCGGTGATCTATGATGGCGAGGATCTGGCCGAGGTCGCGCGCCTGACCGGGCTTACGACCGCCGAGGTCATCCGCCGCCATGGCGAGAGCCTGTGGACTGTCGCCTTCAACGGCTTCGCGCCGGGCTTTTCTTATCTCACCGGCGGCGATCCCGCCTTGGAGGTGCCGCGCCGCGCCTCGCCGCGCACCGCGATCCCGGCGGGCTCGGTCGCTTTGGCCGGGCGCTTTTCGGGGATCTATCCCAAGGCGAGCCCCGGCGGCTGGCAGCTGCTTGGCCGCACCGCGCAAGCGATGTGGGACGAGAGCCGCGACCCGCCCGCGCTCCTGCACCCCGGAGACCGGGTGCGGTTTTGCGCGCAAGAGGCGCGTTCACCGGGCGTGGCGCCTGTGCCGGCACAGCCCGCCGCTCAGGTCTCACCCCCGTCCTCCGACGCCTTCCTGATCCGCGCCGCCCCGCTCGCCGCGCTTTATCAGGATCGGGGCCGCGAGGGCATGGCCGAGCAGGGCGTGCCGCGTTCGGGCGCGCTCGATCAGGGCGCGCTGCGCCAGCTCAACCGCTTGCTCGGCAATGCGGCGGGCACGGCGGCACTTGAATTGACCGGCGGCGGTTTCGCTTTCGAGACGAATTCGGCGGCGGTGATTGCGGTGACCGGCGCGCCCTGCGCGATCCGCATCAATGGCGCGCTTGATTTCGCCTCGCACGAGCCGGTGGCGCTCAACCCCGGCGACCGGGTCGAGATCGGCGCGCCAAGCGCGGGCCTGCACAGCTATCTTGGCGCGCGCGGCGGCTTTGCCGTGGCCCCGGTGCTGGGCAGTGCCGCGCGCGATACCTTGTCCGAGCTCGGGCCGCTACCGCTTGGCGCGGGGGCGCGGGTCGCGCTTCAAGGCGCGAGCGCGGGCGCGGTTCTGCCGCCCGAGAGCCCGCCCGAGCTGCCTCGTGCGGGCGATACCGTCACGCTCGACATCATCCTCGGGCCGCGCAGCGACTGGATCACGCCCGAGGCTCTGGCCGCGCTGACCTCGCAAGACTGGCGCGTGACGCCGCAATCGAGCCGCGTCGGCATTCGGCTGGACGGCATGCCGCTTGCCCGCACCGATCAGCGCGAGCTCGCGTCGGAGGGTTGCATCACCGGCGCGATCCAGCTGCCCCATTCGGGCCTGCCCGTGCTCTTTCTCGCCGATCATCCGATGACCGGCGGCTATCCGGTGATTGCGGTCGTGGCCGCGCACCACCTTGACCTCCTTGCCCAGATCCCGCCGGGCGCGCGGCTGCGTTTTCGCGCGACCGCCCCCTTTGCCGAGATCAGCCCCCAGACCGACGGAGCCCAGCCATGA
- a CDS encoding LamB/YcsF family protein, with translation MDLNSDMGEAFGAWQMGDDAAMLKIVTSANIACGFHAGDPAGLLRTLRWAAAEGVAVGAHVGYPDLVGFGRRVIEMEREDLTAAVIYQIGALEALAQVAGTRVTYVKPHGALYNVIAQGGAQAEAVIAALLAHRPRLALMALAGSPLVAQARAAGLAVICEAFADRGYQPDGQLLPRRLPGAVLHDPDLVAARMLRLAREGVIEAVDGTLVKVEAQSICVHGDSPAAVEMAARIRALFLAEGEPLAPVTGGVTSAPAR, from the coding sequence ATGGATCTGAACAGCGATATGGGCGAGGCCTTCGGCGCCTGGCAGATGGGCGATGATGCCGCGATGCTCAAGATCGTGACCTCGGCGAATATCGCCTGCGGCTTTCACGCGGGCGATCCGGCGGGGCTTTTGCGGACCCTGCGATGGGCGGCGGCCGAGGGCGTGGCGGTCGGCGCCCATGTCGGCTATCCCGATCTGGTGGGCTTTGGTCGCCGCGTCATCGAGATGGAGCGCGAGGATCTGACCGCCGCCGTGATCTATCAGATCGGCGCGCTCGAGGCGCTCGCGCAGGTCGCGGGCACGCGGGTCACTTACGTCAAACCCCATGGCGCGCTTTACAATGTCATCGCGCAGGGCGGCGCGCAGGCCGAGGCGGTGATTGCCGCCCTCCTCGCCCATCGCCCGCGGCTCGCGCTGATGGCGCTGGCCGGATCGCCCTTGGTCGCGCAGGCCCGCGCGGCGGGGCTCGCGGTCATTTGCGAGGCCTTCGCCGATCGCGGCTATCAGCCCGATGGCCAGCTTCTGCCGCGCCGCCTGCCCGGCGCGGTGCTCCATGACCCGGATCTGGTCGCCGCGCGGATGCTGCGGCTCGCGCGTGAGGGCGTGATCGAGGCGGTTGACGGCACCTTGGTCAAGGTCGAGGCGCAATCGATCTGCGTGCACGGCGACAGCCCCGCCGCCGTCGAGATGGCCGCGCGGATCCGCGCGCTCTTTCTGGCCGAGGGCGAGCCGCTGGCGCCCGTGACCGGTGGCGTCACCTCGGCACCCGCGCGATGA
- a CDS encoding GntR family transcriptional regulator has translation MSPANPTASLSEQLADQIRARLAEGRLRPGQRLSEVALAAELGASRNSLREAFRLLCREGLLTHAANRGVSVSVLSEGQIIDIYRVRRLIEGEALRQSWPDHPAVATMAAAVAEATACAAANDWPGVAAANLAFHAAIVDCADSPRLSALHHRLSAELGLAFARLPNPQSMHLPYIAQNREILALVEANDSAAAAEKLAQYLRQSERAVLAAHVTSGAEA, from the coding sequence ATGTCGCCCGCCAATCCTACCGCCAGCCTGTCCGAGCAATTGGCCGACCAGATCCGCGCGCGTCTGGCCGAGGGCCGCCTGCGCCCCGGTCAGCGCCTGTCCGAAGTGGCGCTCGCCGCCGAGCTTGGCGCCTCGCGCAACAGCCTGCGCGAGGCCTTTCGCCTGCTCTGCCGCGAGGGCCTGTTGACCCATGCCGCCAATCGCGGGGTCTCGGTTTCGGTGCTGAGCGAGGGGCAGATCATCGACATCTACCGCGTGCGGCGGCTGATCGAGGGCGAGGCTTTGCGCCAAAGCTGGCCCGATCATCCCGCGGTCGCCACGATGGCCGCGGCGGTGGCCGAAGCGACGGCCTGCGCGGCGGCAAACGATTGGCCCGGTGTCGCGGCGGCGAACCTCGCCTTTCACGCGGCGATCGTCGATTGCGCCGACAGCCCGCGCCTGAGCGCGCTGCACCACCGCCTGAGCGCCGAGTTGGGGCTCGCCTTTGCCCGCCTGCCCAATCCGCAATCCATGCATCTGCCCTATATCGCGCAAAACCGCGAGATTCTGGCGCTGGTCGAGGCCAATGACAGCGCGGCCGCCGCTGAAAAGCTCGCGCAATATCTGCGCCAATCGGAACGCGCGGTGCTGGCAGCCCATGTGACGAGCGGTGCGGAGGCCTAA